TTGATCGAGAACGAGTAGTACTCGGGACCCCCGCCGACCACCATCCCGGCGATGAGGCGACCGCCACTGATGCAGTCGATCATGGCGAACTCCTCGGCGACCCGGGTGGGCGGGTCGTACAGCGGCAGGGCGTTGCCCACCACCGCGATCCGTACCCGGCTGGTCTGGCGGGCGAGGATCGACGCCATGAGGTTGGGGGAGGGCATGAGGCCGTAGGCATTCTGGTGGTGCTCGTTCACACAGACTCCGTCGAAGCCGAGCTCCTCGGCCAGGATGAGCTCGTCCAGGTAGCGGTTGTAGATCTGGCTGCCCACGCCGGGGTCGAACAGCGAGTTGGGACAGGTGACCCAGGCGGGCCCGTCGTAGTCGTCCGGCAACGCCGGGTAGGGCATCAGGTGGAAGCTGAAGAACCGCATCTCGGCGAACCCCCTCGCTCGCGACCGACCGGACCGCCGGTGGCGGTGATCGTAACCCGACCACTCGGTCAAGTTCGACCGTGCCGTCAGCGCCGGCATCCCCACTGTGTCTGCCGGGAGCGCCGTTCTCCGGCCCCCAGCGGGCTGCTCAAGCCCCTGAGATGGTCGCTCCTGGCTCGTCGACCCCGTACGGCGCGTAGCCGGTCTGCTCGAGCTCCTCGGCCAGCTCCGGCCCGCCGCTGCGGACGATCGACCCGCGGACCATCACGTGGACCGCGTCGGCCCTCAGCACGTGGAGGAGCCGGGTGTAGTGCGTGATCGCCAACACGCCGAGCTCGGACTCGGTCGTGGCCGCCTCGATGCGCCGGGCGACGGCCCGGAGGGCGTCGATGTCGAGACCCGAGTCAACCTCGTCCAACACCGCGAATCTCGGTCGCAGCACGCCGAGCTGCAGTGTCTCGTTTCGCTTCTTCTCGCCGCCCGACAGGTCGACGTTCAAGGGCCGGACGAGGAACCTCGGGTCGAACCCGATGCGGCCGGCCTCCGCCGCCACCAACTCGCGCACCTCGCTGCGATCCCGACCGGCGGCGGTGAGCGCCTCGCCCAGCGCGTCCTCCAGGCTCACTCCCGGCACCTCTGTCGGGTACTGGGGGACGAGGAACAATCCCGCCTGGGCCCGCTTCCAGGTGGGCAGGGCAAGGAGGTCGACACCGTCGAGCGTCACGCCGCCGGCCGTGACGCGGTAGCCCGGCCGGCCCATCAGGACATGGGCAAGCGTGCTCTTGCCCGAGCCGTTCGGGCCCATCACGGCGTGGACCTCGCCGCCGCGAAGCCGGAGATCGATACCCTCGAGTATCTCCCGCTCGGGGACACCAGCTCGCAATCCGGCGATCGACAGCTCGGCGGTCCCGTCGGGGCCGACCTCCCGGGCTGGCCTCACGGCAGTACCACCATCACGTCGTCGCCCTCGACCTCCACCTCGTAGACCGGTACGGGCTGGGTGGCGGGCAGGCAGAGAGGCTCGCCGGTCTCGAGCGCGAACGTGCTGCCGTGCTTCCAGCACTCGATCTCCAGATCCTCGGCGTAGACCTCGCCTTCGGACAGCGAGTAGTCGGCATGGCTGCAGCGGTCGCCGATGGCGTAGAACGCGTCGCCGACACGAATCAGGGCGATGCGATGCTCACCGACGTCGAAGCGTCGCGCCGTACCCGTGGGCACGTCATCGGTCGCGCACAGCCTGACCCGCTCGCCCATCAGTCGTTCTCCAGACGATCGCTCACGGCCCGTCGAAGGTGGGGCCGGACACCTGGTGCCGGGGCCCGGTCGAGTATGTCGCTGAAGAACCCGGCCACGATGAGACGGTCGGCCGCGGCGGGAGGCACGCCCCGGCTCTCCAGGTAGTACCGCTGCTCCTCGTCGATCGGTCCCACCGTCGACGCGTGGCTGCAGCGCACGTCGTTCTCCTCGATCTCCAGATTGGGAACCGAGTCGGCGTGGGCGCCCTCCGACAGCACGAGGTTGCGGTTGGTCTGGAAGGCGTTGCTCCCGTGGGCGCCGTGGCGGATCCGGATGAGACCGCTGTACACCGAACGGGCCCGATCGCTCACCGCCCCCTTGAAGAGCAGATCGCTGGTCGTCTTCGGGGCGTCGTGGTCCTGGAGGGTGCGGAAGTCGTGCATCTGGTCAGCGGCACCGAAGAAGGCGGCCATGAGCTGGGTTGACCCTCCCTGGCCCGCCAGCCGCGAGTCCGTTCGCAGCCTGGCGTACTCGCCGCCGAGTGAGGCCGTGAACGACCGCAGGCTCGCGTCTCTCCCCACCCGGCTGGCCTGATAGGCCACCTGCCAGACCCGCGACCCCAGCTGCTGGAGCCCGACATAGGCGAGGTTGGCGGCGTCGGCCACGTCGAGCTCGACGACCGGCGCCGCCAGAGCGGCCACGTCTCCCGAGGCCATCACCTCGACCACGCCGGCCTGGCTGGACTCGCCGACCTGCACGACGGTGCGGGGGAAGACGGCAGCTCCATCGGTGTCCAGCCAGTGGACCACCACTAGGGGCGCGTCCAGCTCGACCTTCGGCGGCACCCGGACGAGGGCCGCCTCGGCGAGGAACGCGGTCGCGAGCTCGACGAAGCCGTCGGGCGCGCCCGCAACGGCCCCGAGGAGCTCGGCCCCCTCGTCGGGAGCCGCCTGCAGCAGGCCGCCGAGGACGACGCCTCGAGCGGCGAGATCATCGCGCACCTCGGCGTGGGCGACGCGACCATCTCGCAGCACCAGCAGTCCCGAGCGAGGGCCCATGTCGTCGGCAACGGCAGTGACCGCAGGGGGGATTCCGGACTCCACCTCGGTACCGGCAAGGGGTCGAAAGGCGCCGAGGTCGAGCTCGTCGATGCGGCTGTAGCGCCACACCTCCTCGGCCTCGGTGGGCAGCTCACCCGCCTCGAACCGGTCCAGCGCGTCGGCGCGCCGCCGCTTCATCCAGGCTGGCCCCGGCAGCGCAGCCGCGGCGTCGGCAGTGAACTCGGTCAAGGGCGTCATCTCTCAGCGACGAGATCGTGAGATAGGAGATCCACAGTCGGGTGCTCGACGCCCCCGACCATCCACCCACTGTAGTTAGTCGGTCGCGTGGGCCCGCCCTAGAGGGTGAACCTGCCCTCAGCACAGGCGGCGATCCTGCCCCCGACCCGCACGTCGGCCTCCTCGGCGTGCACCTCGATTCTGCAGGGCCGGCCGATCTCGTCGCCCTGGCAGATGGTCACGTCGGCGGCGGTTCCCCAGAGCCGGCGGGCGAGCAGGGCGATGGGCCCGGCCGCTGAGCCCGTGCCGGGATCCTCGAACCCTCCACCCGAGGAGCCCCGCGGGCCAGGAACGAAGACCCGCACATGGAGCCTCGAGTGCTCTCCCCGGGTGAACAACGCCACGGTGGTCGCCCGGGCCTTCTGGGCCACCTCTGCGACCGCCACCGGCGACGGGCGAAGGCGGTCGAGACGGGCCGTGGTGGGGATGAGGAGGTGGGTGATACCCCCGGCCTCGGCCCGGTAGGCGCCCTCGGCGCCTTCGGCCCCTGGGAGGGTGGAGTCCGTCAGCAGCGCCTTTGGCGCTTCGGTGATCTCGGGTGTGGGCTGGCCCATCACCGCCCCCGTCTCGTCGGCCTCGATGACGACCGTCGCCCCCTCCGACGTCTGGGTCCAGCGGCGGGGACCGAGGACCCACGCCGTGCCGAGGCTGGGGTGACCGGCAAACGGCAGCTCGACGGCGGGCGTGAAGATGCGCAGCTCGTACTCGTCCGCGCCGATCACAGTAGGAAACGTCGTCTCGCTCAGGTTGGCCTCCCGGGCGATGGCGCCCATCACCGGCTCGGGACAGGGGTCCAGCACGACACAGACGGCGTTGCCAGCCA
Above is a genomic segment from Acidimicrobiales bacterium containing:
- a CDS encoding PhzF family phenazine biosynthesis protein, whose protein sequence is MAIELRYRVVDVFSARPLAGNAVCVVLDPCPEPVMGAIAREANLSETTFPTVIGADEYELRIFTPAVELPFAGHPSLGTAWVLGPRRWTQTSEGATVVIEADETGAVMGQPTPEITEAPKALLTDSTLPGAEGAEGAYRAEAGGITHLLIPTTARLDRLRPSPVAVAEVAQKARATTVALFTRGEHSRLHVRVFVPGPRGSSGGGFEDPGTGSAAGPIALLARRLWGTAADVTICQGDEIGRPCRIEVHAEEADVRVGGRIAACAEGRFTL
- the sufC gene encoding Fe-S cluster assembly ATPase SufC is translated as MRPAREVGPDGTAELSIAGLRAGVPEREILEGIDLRLRGGEVHAVMGPNGSGKSTLAHVLMGRPGYRVTAGGVTLDGVDLLALPTWKRAQAGLFLVPQYPTEVPGVSLEDALGEALTAAGRDRSEVRELVAAEAGRIGFDPRFLVRPLNVDLSGGEKKRNETLQLGVLRPRFAVLDEVDSGLDIDALRAVARRIEAATTESELGVLAITHYTRLLHVLRADAVHVMVRGSIVRSGGPELAEELEQTGYAPYGVDEPGATISGA
- the sufD gene encoding Fe-S cluster assembly protein SufD — translated: MTEFTADAAAALPGPAWMKRRRADALDRFEAGELPTEAEEVWRYSRIDELDLGAFRPLAGTEVESGIPPAVTAVADDMGPRSGLLVLRDGRVAHAEVRDDLAARGVVLGGLLQAAPDEGAELLGAVAGAPDGFVELATAFLAEAALVRVPPKVELDAPLVVVHWLDTDGAAVFPRTVVQVGESSQAGVVEVMASGDVAALAAPVVELDVADAANLAYVGLQQLGSRVWQVAYQASRVGRDASLRSFTASLGGEYARLRTDSRLAGQGGSTQLMAAFFGAADQMHDFRTLQDHDAPKTTSDLLFKGAVSDRARSVYSGLIRIRHGAHGSNAFQTNRNLVLSEGAHADSVPNLEIEENDVRCSHASTVGPIDEEQRYYLESRGVPPAAADRLIVAGFFSDILDRAPAPGVRPHLRRAVSDRLEND
- a CDS encoding non-heme iron oxygenase ferredoxin subunit; its protein translation is MGERVRLCATDDVPTGTARRFDVGEHRIALIRVGDAFYAIGDRCSHADYSLSEGEVYAEDLEIECWKHGSTFALETGEPLCLPATQPVPVYEVEVEGDDVMVVLP